The following proteins come from a genomic window of Ilumatobacter coccineus YM16-304:
- a CDS encoding alpha/beta hydrolase, which produces MIASTTSHASTVDGLELLVRHWAPAATPARAAMVLVHGIGEHSGRYEHVGATFATAGVDVVSYDQRGFGLSEGRRAYVDSFDDFVGDLESFVVRQRALELPVILMGHSLGGLVATTYLVSDRPQPDLAVLSSPALAAELPAWQRTLAPAVGTILPGLRLPADFDGSVLSRDEQVQRAYETDPLRESSSTARLGRETLRAMGAANDSLARLQVPTYVFHGSDDTLVPPSASEPLAALPNVTRRVWDGLRHECMNEPERDEVLAAIVAWLDDRLA; this is translated from the coding sequence ATGATCGCGTCGACCACGTCTCACGCTTCGACGGTCGACGGGCTCGAACTCCTCGTCCGGCACTGGGCCCCCGCCGCCACACCAGCTCGGGCCGCGATGGTGCTCGTGCACGGCATCGGTGAGCACTCCGGTCGGTACGAGCACGTCGGCGCCACATTCGCGACCGCGGGAGTCGACGTCGTCTCGTACGACCAGCGAGGGTTCGGCCTGAGCGAAGGTCGCCGCGCCTACGTCGATTCGTTCGACGATTTCGTCGGCGACCTCGAGTCGTTCGTCGTCCGACAGCGAGCGCTCGAGCTTCCCGTGATCTTGATGGGCCACTCGCTCGGCGGACTCGTCGCCACGACGTACCTCGTGAGCGACCGTCCGCAACCCGACCTGGCCGTGCTCAGCTCGCCGGCGCTTGCTGCCGAGCTTCCCGCTTGGCAGCGCACGCTGGCTCCTGCGGTCGGCACCATCCTGCCGGGCCTGCGGCTCCCTGCCGACTTCGACGGCAGCGTGCTGTCACGAGACGAGCAGGTACAGCGCGCCTACGAGACCGACCCGCTGCGCGAGTCGTCGTCGACGGCGCGCCTCGGCCGTGAGACTCTGCGCGCGATGGGAGCGGCCAACGACTCGCTCGCTCGGCTGCAGGTACCGACCTACGTGTTCCACGGATCCGACGACACCCTCGTCCCGCCGAGCGCCTCCGAGCCACTCGCTGCGCTGCCGAACGTCACTCGCAGAGTCTGGGACGGTCTTCGACACGAGTGCATGAACGAGCCCGAGCGCGACGAGGTCCTCGCCGCCATCGTCGCCTGGCTCGACGACCGCCTGGCCTGA
- a CDS encoding YecA family protein: MADPTTTLDSVIDVLGASAMTVDELRAAFAERGVTTWPTDAHGVDELTHVTQLDESLTRLIDGRIAYLPAVARAVTWNVPIDDADAADDHLLADPHLTALSGWFARGEVTVVDAEGTPLGALGTNGFDVDGVDREVVIWPQGSLEQYADGVAAVTLVDEHTVQLATGTSVAPSDEQIAAVRAAFERCARTESLTGILADEPADVVTASSHDVIIDMLIAEPEQHRSAPLTPIPDLLAAADLELHGHRLVGPVGTDWTLLDDEFRLRRTEIEYGLTRAQANMFVLLTGAATARTDTGELALGDTPDEVASALQLVATMLDDADVAEAAWDHWTDLEQPGEPLQDIVDHLVDAFGDEPLAGVSWLRARQLSINGQTTEAVDVLERVADSEHALVLADLAAIEADRSNPIEARRLLDRAGVEGEIDLDAPFDPVNATHGFGVELAEEIAPFVALRPKPMAGRNDRCPCGSGRKYKQCHLGNELHTIEHRASWLYVKMMRYLGLVAPHLPTAIADDILGDVTDPGLRRMVTQSYLPTDMALHEAGLAGRFLDAKRALLPADEVALAEAWAESQRSVFEVARSTHEALDLIDLSTRSRLTVRESIPEEPLEQGWCMIGRLVPVGDSYRAYSGFIPINDDMVEPLLQGFATRQVETVAITIGSIFEAAETHDEMAEMFNDSLDLTELENLIAELGGTAGES; this comes from the coding sequence ATGGCTGACCCCACGACAACACTCGACTCGGTGATCGACGTCCTCGGCGCATCGGCGATGACGGTCGACGAACTGAGGGCCGCCTTCGCCGAACGCGGTGTCACGACGTGGCCCACCGACGCCCATGGCGTCGACGAGTTGACGCACGTGACGCAACTGGACGAGTCGCTGACGCGCCTCATCGACGGGCGCATCGCCTACCTCCCGGCCGTTGCCCGGGCGGTCACCTGGAACGTTCCGATCGACGACGCCGACGCGGCCGACGACCACCTGCTCGCCGACCCACACCTCACCGCGCTGTCCGGGTGGTTCGCCCGAGGCGAGGTCACGGTCGTCGACGCCGAGGGCACGCCGCTCGGAGCGCTCGGCACCAACGGCTTCGACGTCGACGGGGTCGACCGCGAGGTCGTCATCTGGCCACAGGGTTCGCTCGAGCAGTACGCCGACGGCGTCGCCGCCGTCACGCTGGTCGACGAACACACCGTGCAGCTCGCCACCGGCACGAGCGTGGCGCCATCCGACGAACAGATCGCCGCGGTGCGTGCCGCGTTCGAACGCTGTGCACGCACCGAATCACTCACCGGCATCCTGGCCGACGAGCCGGCCGACGTCGTCACCGCGTCGAGCCACGACGTCATCATCGACATGCTCATCGCCGAACCCGAACAGCATCGCTCGGCGCCACTCACCCCGATCCCCGACCTCCTCGCCGCCGCTGACCTCGAATTGCACGGTCACCGCCTCGTCGGTCCCGTCGGCACCGACTGGACCCTGCTCGACGACGAGTTCCGACTTCGACGAACCGAGATCGAGTACGGGCTCACCCGCGCCCAGGCGAACATGTTCGTGCTCCTGACAGGCGCCGCGACGGCGCGCACCGACACCGGCGAACTCGCGCTCGGCGACACTCCCGACGAGGTCGCCAGCGCACTGCAACTCGTCGCGACGATGCTCGACGACGCCGACGTCGCCGAAGCCGCGTGGGATCACTGGACCGACCTGGAGCAGCCCGGCGAGCCGCTCCAGGACATCGTCGATCACCTCGTCGACGCCTTCGGCGACGAACCTCTGGCCGGCGTGTCGTGGCTGCGTGCTCGTCAGCTCTCGATCAACGGGCAGACGACCGAGGCCGTCGACGTGCTGGAGCGGGTCGCCGACTCGGAGCATGCGCTGGTCTTGGCCGATCTCGCAGCCATCGAGGCCGATCGGTCGAATCCGATCGAAGCCCGCCGTTTGCTCGACCGAGCGGGCGTCGAAGGTGAGATCGACCTCGACGCGCCGTTCGATCCGGTCAACGCGACCCACGGGTTCGGCGTCGAGTTGGCCGAGGAGATCGCTCCCTTCGTCGCACTCCGACCGAAACCGATGGCCGGCCGAAACGACCGTTGCCCCTGCGGCTCCGGGCGCAAGTACAAGCAGTGTCACCTCGGCAACGAGCTCCACACGATCGAGCACCGGGCCAGCTGGCTGTACGTCAAGATGATGCGCTACCTCGGGCTCGTCGCACCGCACCTTCCCACCGCCATCGCCGACGACATCCTCGGCGACGTCACCGATCCGGGGCTGCGCCGCATGGTCACGCAGTCGTATCTCCCGACCGACATGGCGCTCCACGAGGCCGGGCTCGCCGGCCGATTCCTCGACGCCAAACGCGCCCTGCTCCCGGCCGATGAAGTCGCCCTGGCCGAGGCCTGGGCCGAGAGTCAGCGCAGCGTGTTCGAGGTGGCCCGGTCGACGCACGAGGCGCTCGACCTCATCGACCTGTCGACCCGCTCGCGTCTGACGGTTCGCGAATCGATCCCCGAAGAACCCCTCGAACAGGGTTGGTGCATGATCGGGCGGCTCGTGCCCGTCGGCGACTCGTATCGCGCCTACAGCGGGTTCATCCCGATCAACGACGACATGGTCGAGCCGCTCCTGCAGGGGTTCGCCACCCGACAGGTCGAGACGGTGGCGATCACGATCGGCTCGATCTTCGAGGCGGCCGAGACGCACGACGAGATGGCCGAGATGTTCAACGACAGCCTCGATCTCACCGAACTCGAGAACCTCATCGCCGAACTCGGCGGCACCGCCGGCGAGTCCTGA
- a CDS encoding DedA family protein → MLANIITDLTDKLDEFSSNWWFLLVIFIIALLDSIIPVVPSETTVIIGGVAAGQGNQNIALVIFAGAFGAFCGDNIAYWIGDKFKRRVYAWADKKPSRRDRLDGAARQIKKRGGMLLITARFIPGGRTILTVSSGVTEQPRRWFMAWIAVATTIWASYAGLLGFFFGKQFEDNHTLAFWLAFATALSITGLIELVRWLRERRKRPAAA, encoded by the coding sequence ATGCTGGCGAACATCATCACCGACCTCACCGACAAGCTGGACGAGTTCTCGTCGAACTGGTGGTTCCTGCTCGTCATCTTCATCATCGCCCTGCTCGACTCGATCATCCCGGTCGTGCCGAGCGAGACGACGGTCATCATCGGCGGCGTCGCCGCGGGGCAAGGCAACCAGAACATCGCCCTCGTGATCTTCGCTGGTGCGTTCGGTGCCTTCTGCGGAGACAACATCGCCTATTGGATCGGTGACAAGTTCAAACGCCGGGTCTACGCGTGGGCCGACAAGAAGCCCTCTCGGCGAGATCGACTCGACGGCGCCGCCCGCCAGATCAAGAAGCGGGGCGGGATGCTGCTCATCACCGCACGGTTCATTCCGGGCGGACGCACCATCCTGACGGTCTCGTCGGGCGTCACCGAACAGCCGCGTCGCTGGTTCATGGCGTGGATCGCCGTGGCCACCACGATCTGGGCGTCGTATGCCGGCCTGCTCGGGTTCTTCTTCGGCAAGCAGTTCGAAGACAACCACACGCTCGCGTTCTGGCTGGCGTTCGCCACGGCACTGAGTATCACCGGACTGATCGAACTCGTCCGTTGGCTCCGTGAGCGGCGCAAGCGGCCGGCCGCCGCCTGA
- the gatB gene encoding Asp-tRNA(Asn)/Glu-tRNA(Gln) amidotransferase subunit GatB: MHDGYEMVVGLEVHVELATATKLFSASPNRFGDEPNTNIDPVTLGLPGALPVLNRQAVELAMRLGLALNCRVQKSTFARKNYFYPDMPKAYQISQYDEPITADGWLDLPDGFRVGIERGHLEEDTGKSTHVGGTGGRIHGSDYSLIDFNRAGVPLVEVVSRPDIRHPEQAKAYVSELRAILVAIGASDAKMEEGSMRVDANVSVRKPGADFGTRCEIKNVNSVRSVGRAIEYEAKRQILLIESGEKVVQQTRHWDENDGKTHTLRSKEDADDYRYFREPDLVVVDPDPEWIERVRAALPVLPAERRRLLAEAAGVATDSEAVMVVVERGQDSYVLEVAKLGGDAAIALKHVKELAEAGDIPAVDMAELTTMESSGALTATQAKQVVAEMVESGGTAADIAAAKGFEAMDTSELEAMVDAAIAEQPDAWEKFCAGEGKAMGALVGAVMKASKGQADGKAVTALLNQKKP, encoded by the coding sequence ATGCACGACGGCTACGAGATGGTCGTCGGGCTCGAAGTCCACGTCGAACTCGCCACCGCCACCAAGCTGTTCTCGGCGTCGCCGAACCGTTTCGGTGACGAGCCGAACACCAACATCGACCCGGTCACGCTCGGGCTCCCCGGTGCGCTCCCGGTGCTCAACCGGCAGGCGGTGGAGTTGGCGATGCGGCTCGGACTGGCACTCAACTGCCGGGTGCAGAAGTCGACGTTTGCCCGCAAGAACTACTTCTACCCCGACATGCCCAAGGCGTATCAGATCAGCCAGTACGACGAGCCGATCACCGCCGACGGCTGGCTCGACCTGCCCGACGGGTTCCGCGTCGGCATCGAACGCGGTCACCTCGAGGAAGACACCGGCAAGTCGACGCACGTGGGTGGCACGGGTGGCCGGATCCACGGCTCCGACTACTCGCTGATCGACTTCAACCGCGCCGGCGTTCCGCTCGTCGAGGTCGTGTCGCGGCCCGACATCCGACATCCCGAGCAGGCCAAGGCGTACGTGTCGGAGCTGCGTGCGATCCTCGTCGCCATCGGGGCGTCCGACGCCAAGATGGAGGAGGGCTCGATGCGCGTCGACGCCAACGTGTCGGTGCGCAAGCCCGGCGCCGACTTCGGCACGCGATGCGAGATCAAGAACGTCAACTCGGTGCGTTCCGTCGGTCGGGCGATCGAGTACGAGGCGAAGCGCCAGATCCTGCTCATCGAGAGTGGCGAGAAGGTCGTCCAGCAGACCCGTCACTGGGACGAGAACGACGGCAAGACCCACACGCTGCGGTCGAAGGAAGACGCCGACGACTACCGCTACTTCCGCGAACCCGATCTCGTCGTGGTCGATCCCGATCCCGAGTGGATCGAGCGGGTGCGCGCTGCGCTGCCGGTCCTGCCGGCCGAACGGCGTCGACTCCTCGCCGAGGCTGCGGGCGTCGCGACCGACAGCGAGGCGGTCATGGTGGTCGTCGAGCGCGGTCAGGACTCCTACGTCCTCGAAGTCGCCAAGTTGGGCGGCGATGCGGCGATCGCGCTCAAACACGTGAAGGAACTCGCCGAGGCGGGCGACATCCCGGCGGTCGACATGGCCGAGCTGACGACGATGGAGTCGTCGGGGGCGCTCACCGCCACGCAGGCCAAGCAGGTCGTCGCCGAGATGGTCGAGAGCGGTGGCACCGCCGCCGACATCGCCGCGGCGAAGGGCTTCGAGGCCATGGACACGTCCGAGCTCGAAGCGATGGTCGACGCGGCGATCGCCGAGCAGCCCGACGCGTGGGAGAAGTTCTGCGCGGGTGAGGGCAAGGCGATGGGTGCGCTCGTCGGCGCGGTGATGAAGGCGTCGAAGGGGCAGGCCGACGGCAAGGCCGTCACCGCCCTCCTCAACCAGAAGAAGCCCTGA
- the gatA gene encoding Asp-tRNA(Asn)/Glu-tRNA(Gln) amidotransferase subunit GatA, producing the protein MSEQIQTATQIAWNVRNGVTKATDVVEAHLAQIDAREGEVHAFNLVLADEARARAAEIDDMVTVGRDPGLLAGVPVALKDNMCTRGVPTTCSSKILDGWKPPYDATVVTRLAEAGAVTIGKTNLDEFAMGSSTENSAFGPTYNPRDLSRVPGGSSGGSAAAVAAEFAPVSLGSDTGGSIRQPAALCGVVGVKPTYGSVSRLGLIAFGSSLDQIGPFAHTVADAALTLEAISGHDAGDSTSIQQGPLDLTRQLEFGVAGLRIGRITDLPEGASPDVQERLEVAFDTLRSAGAEIVDVEVPAFGYGLTAYYLIAPAEASSNLARFDGVRFGHRVDAADTNSMYMATRTDGFGAEVKRRIMLGTYALSAGYYDAYYGRAQKVRRLIANDFAAAYAKADVLLTPASPTVAFEVGDKSSDPLAMYLCDTYTIPSNLTGDPGMSVPFGTGEHGLPVGVQILAPALKDPVMFQAAHVLEQHMQHEGGAS; encoded by the coding sequence ATGAGCGAGCAGATCCAGACCGCAACGCAGATCGCCTGGAACGTCCGCAACGGCGTCACCAAGGCGACCGACGTCGTCGAGGCGCACCTCGCCCAGATCGATGCTCGCGAGGGCGAGGTCCACGCCTTCAACCTCGTGCTCGCCGACGAAGCGCGAGCGCGAGCCGCCGAGATCGACGACATGGTCACCGTCGGCCGCGACCCGGGCCTCCTCGCCGGCGTGCCCGTCGCGCTCAAAGACAACATGTGCACTCGCGGGGTCCCGACCACGTGCTCGTCGAAGATCCTCGACGGATGGAAGCCGCCGTACGACGCCACGGTCGTCACCCGTCTGGCCGAGGCCGGCGCCGTCACGATCGGCAAGACCAACCTCGACGAGTTCGCCATGGGGTCGTCGACCGAGAACTCCGCGTTCGGGCCCACCTACAACCCGCGCGACCTCAGTCGCGTGCCCGGCGGTTCGTCGGGCGGCTCGGCTGCTGCGGTCGCCGCCGAGTTCGCTCCGGTCAGCCTGGGGTCCGACACCGGCGGGTCGATCCGCCAGCCCGCAGCGCTCTGCGGCGTGGTCGGCGTCAAGCCCACATACGGATCGGTGAGCCGACTCGGCCTCATCGCGTTCGGATCGTCGCTCGATCAGATCGGGCCGTTCGCCCACACCGTGGCCGACGCAGCGCTCACCCTCGAAGCCATCTCCGGCCACGACGCTGGTGACTCGACGAGCATCCAGCAGGGTCCGCTCGACCTCACTCGCCAACTCGAATTCGGCGTCGCCGGTCTGCGTATCGGCCGCATCACCGATCTGCCCGAAGGTGCCAGCCCCGACGTGCAGGAACGCCTCGAGGTCGCCTTCGACACGCTCCGTTCGGCAGGCGCCGAGATCGTCGACGTCGAAGTACCGGCGTTCGGCTACGGGCTCACCGCCTACTACCTGATCGCCCCGGCCGAAGCGTCGAGCAACCTCGCCCGCTTCGACGGCGTCCGCTTCGGCCACCGCGTCGACGCTGCCGACACCAACTCGATGTACATGGCCACGCGCACCGACGGCTTCGGCGCCGAGGTGAAGCGGCGCATCATGCTCGGCACGTACGCGCTGTCGGCCGGCTACTACGACGCCTACTACGGGCGGGCACAGAAGGTCCGCCGCCTCATCGCCAACGACTTCGCCGCGGCCTACGCCAAGGCCGACGTGCTGCTCACCCCGGCGTCGCCCACCGTTGCGTTCGAAGTCGGCGACAAGTCGTCCGACCCGCTTGCGATGTACCTGTGCGACACGTACACGATCCCGTCGAACCTCACCGGCGACCCCGGCATGAGCGTGCCGTTCGGTACGGGCGAGCACGGCCTCCCGGTGGGCGTGCAGATCCTCGCACCGGCACTGAAGGACCCGGTGATGTTCCAGGCCGCACACGTCCTCGAGCAGCACATGCAACACGAAGGAGGTGCGTCATGA
- the gatC gene encoding Asp-tRNA(Asn)/Glu-tRNA(Gln) amidotransferase subunit GatC, with amino-acid sequence MTSPEPTRITPEAVAKVASLARLTLTDDELHQATDELGAMLDHFADIDALDLDDVEPMMQPTPLANVMRDDVVGVMLDRDEVLAAAPVAEDGRFRVPPIIGLDD; translated from the coding sequence GTGACGTCTCCAGAACCCACTCGAATCACGCCGGAGGCGGTGGCCAAAGTGGCAAGCCTCGCTCGGCTCACGTTGACCGACGACGAGTTGCACCAGGCGACCGATGAGTTGGGCGCGATGCTCGACCACTTCGCCGACATCGATGCACTCGATCTCGACGACGTCGAGCCGATGATGCAGCCGACACCGCTCGCCAACGTCATGCGTGACGACGTCGTCGGGGTGATGCTCGACCGCGACGAAGTGCTCGCCGCCGCACCGGTCGCGGAAGACGGACGATTCCGGGTGCCGCCGATCATCGGACTGGACGACTGA
- a CDS encoding SCO6745 family protein — translation MTPEDTITTIAGPTGNIGAAFYFDPKTVAAGKELGLDGFRFYVLGRAGVLGDVSAAVVSSAFGYFHPSLIDKIYNSAKQTIDPLTCAQAYFDECGKRGAEHFAGLDGLEAYIEAADVVISAASPAGLPLFAGISGMNCADEPAACAMQKAAVLRELRGSAHLCAVLANGLTDAQAHAIKRPGDVAMFGWEEAPAVPIDGDERMAAAEEATNTMLLNAFFPLSEAQSEALVAGTRAMAAALGV, via the coding sequence ATGACTCCCGAAGACACCATCACCACCATCGCCGGCCCGACGGGAAACATCGGCGCGGCGTTCTACTTCGACCCGAAGACGGTGGCGGCCGGCAAGGAACTGGGGCTCGACGGTTTCCGCTTCTACGTGCTCGGCCGTGCCGGAGTGCTCGGCGACGTGTCGGCGGCGGTCGTGTCGTCGGCGTTCGGCTACTTTCACCCGTCGCTGATCGACAAGATCTACAACAGCGCGAAGCAGACCATCGACCCGCTGACCTGTGCGCAGGCCTATTTCGACGAGTGCGGCAAGCGCGGCGCCGAACACTTCGCCGGGCTCGACGGGCTCGAGGCGTACATCGAGGCAGCCGACGTCGTCATCAGCGCGGCCAGCCCGGCGGGCCTCCCGCTGTTCGCCGGCATCTCCGGCATGAACTGCGCCGACGAGCCGGCGGCATGCGCGATGCAGAAAGCTGCGGTGCTCCGCGAACTCCGTGGCAGCGCTCATCTGTGCGCCGTGCTCGCGAACGGGCTGACCGATGCGCAGGCCCACGCCATCAAGCGTCCCGGCGACGTCGCGATGTTCGGCTGGGAGGAAGCGCCCGCGGTACCGATCGACGGCGACGAGCGCATGGCAGCGGCCGAGGAGGCGACGAACACGATGTTGCTGAACGCCTTCTTCCCGCTCAGCGAAGCTCAGTCGGAGGCGCTGGTCGCCGGCACTCGAGCGATGGCAGCGGCACTCGGCGTCTGA
- a CDS encoding citrate/2-methylcitrate synthase codes for MTTFVRAPEAARRLGVSLPTLYAYVSRGRVSRVTAADGRASLFDVAELDALNTRSKRVSKAPPPTIDVLIASSVTQLNEDGLSYRNRSVESLIDEPFERVAELLWTRSLPRSTPVWRAVDGIEASQHLDVTELMVLATALIRSGPNDDAPEFARAFLASIPPHFGNAETTGTFARRLTRTWHPDPPTELVEAVNSALVLLADHELATSTLAVRVAASVRSSPGAAMLAGLATVEGALHGSAARFAHDLLVDAEERGARVVLDELRAARQRIAGFGHKIYRQRDPRFDLLLGKVRQLPDPQRRLPIVESLLVEAGASVPQHPNIDLALGALHFVGGFPADTPLFAIARTAGWTAHYLEELDERPVRYRGLARPVRT; via the coding sequence GTGACCACCTTCGTCCGAGCTCCCGAAGCAGCCCGCCGTCTCGGCGTGTCGCTGCCGACGCTCTACGCCTACGTAAGTCGCGGCCGCGTGAGCCGTGTCACGGCCGCCGACGGGCGCGCCTCCCTGTTCGACGTCGCCGAACTCGACGCGTTGAACACGCGCAGCAAGCGGGTGTCGAAAGCACCGCCGCCGACGATCGACGTCCTCATCGCCAGTTCGGTCACTCAGCTCAACGAGGACGGCCTCTCCTACCGCAACCGGTCGGTCGAGTCGCTGATCGACGAGCCGTTCGAGCGTGTTGCCGAACTGCTGTGGACCCGGTCACTCCCCCGTTCGACGCCGGTGTGGCGGGCGGTCGACGGCATCGAGGCGTCACAGCACCTCGACGTGACCGAGCTGATGGTGCTCGCCACGGCGTTGATCCGGTCGGGCCCCAACGACGACGCGCCCGAGTTCGCCAGGGCATTCCTCGCCTCGATCCCGCCGCACTTCGGCAATGCCGAGACCACCGGAACGTTCGCACGTCGCCTGACGCGCACGTGGCACCCGGATCCCCCGACCGAACTGGTCGAGGCGGTCAACTCGGCCCTCGTGCTGTTGGCCGACCACGAGTTGGCCACGAGCACGTTGGCGGTGCGAGTCGCTGCGTCGGTTCGCTCGTCACCGGGTGCGGCGATGCTCGCTGGGTTGGCAACGGTCGAAGGTGCGCTGCACGGATCGGCGGCGCGTTTCGCCCACGATCTGCTCGTCGATGCCGAGGAGCGCGGGGCGCGCGTCGTGCTCGACGAACTTCGCGCTGCACGGCAACGGATCGCAGGGTTCGGACACAAGATCTATCGACAGCGTGACCCGCGGTTCGATCTGTTGCTCGGCAAGGTGCGGCAACTCCCCGATCCACAGCGCCGTCTCCCGATCGTCGAGTCGCTGCTCGTCGAGGCGGGAGCGTCGGTGCCGCAGCATCCCAACATCGACCTGGCGCTCGGCGCGCTGCACTTCGTGGGCGGCTTCCCGGCCGACACCCCGTTGTTCGCCATCGCCCGAACCGCAGGCTGGACCGCGCACTACCTCGAAGAACTCGACGAACGCCCGGTCCGCTACCGCGGCCTCGCCCGCCCCGTCCGCACCTGA
- a CDS encoding GNAT family N-acetyltransferase gives MTLTYRVPTDDDFDALLRRDEEAFGDVFDDAARLAARDAVDLDRFRMVLDGRDVVGLAGSFEMELTLPGLAVVPLGGTTWVSVAPTHRRQGILRRLLDDVHRDIADRGAPIAGLISSEGGIYERFGYGIATRSRVTTIDRRLVSIAPDFVPAPGSVRLVDPMELVDELVEIHTRYRRARAGEVDRSGAVMKRRLHRLGAGVRCALHADGYALWKIVSNWGNAEPQHRLDLGELTACTADAHVALWHVVLSHDLVGPIRSEQAIGLDDPLPYLLTDQRAVRTDAVHDMLWLRPDDVGRLFAERSYRVDDTFVIEVNDTGERWRVTADDAEPTDTAADLVSTRAGLGSLLLGGTSVTELARGRRVEIDPALLGRADAFFGWSPTPRCTTMF, from the coding sequence GTGACGCTGACGTATCGAGTCCCGACCGACGACGATTTCGATGCGCTGTTGCGGCGCGACGAGGAAGCCTTCGGTGACGTGTTCGACGATGCTGCTCGCCTCGCAGCGCGTGACGCCGTCGATCTCGACCGGTTTCGGATGGTGCTCGACGGCCGCGACGTGGTCGGGCTGGCGGGCAGCTTCGAGATGGAGCTCACCCTTCCCGGCCTCGCGGTGGTTCCGCTCGGCGGCACGACCTGGGTGTCGGTGGCGCCGACGCACCGCCGCCAAGGGATCCTGCGTCGACTGCTCGACGACGTCCACCGCGACATCGCCGATCGAGGCGCGCCGATCGCCGGGCTGATCTCGAGCGAGGGCGGCATCTACGAGCGCTTCGGCTACGGCATTGCCACGCGATCTCGGGTCACCACGATCGACCGTCGTCTCGTGTCGATCGCTCCTGACTTCGTGCCAGCGCCTGGCTCGGTCCGCTTGGTCGATCCGATGGAACTCGTCGACGAACTGGTCGAGATCCACACGCGGTATCGCCGTGCCCGCGCCGGCGAGGTCGATCGAAGTGGCGCGGTGATGAAGCGTCGGCTTCATCGACTCGGTGCCGGTGTGCGCTGCGCGCTGCACGCGGACGGGTATGCGCTGTGGAAGATCGTGAGCAACTGGGGCAATGCCGAACCGCAGCACCGTCTCGATCTCGGCGAACTGACCGCGTGCACGGCCGACGCTCATGTCGCGCTCTGGCACGTGGTGTTGTCGCACGACCTCGTCGGGCCGATCCGTTCGGAACAGGCGATCGGGCTCGACGATCCGTTGCCGTACCTGCTCACCGATCAACGAGCGGTCCGGACCGACGCGGTGCACGACATGTTGTGGCTGCGACCCGACGACGTCGGTCGGCTGTTCGCCGAGCGCAGCTATCGCGTCGACGACACGTTCGTCATCGAAGTGAACGACACCGGCGAGCGCTGGCGGGTGACGGCGGATGATGCCGAGCCGACCGACACCGCCGCCGACCTCGTCTCCACACGTGCGGGTCTCGGCTCGCTGCTGCTCGGCGGCACGTCGGTCACCGAACTCGCCCGCGGCCGCCGCGTCGAGATCGACCCGGCCCTGCTGGGGCGCGCCGACGCCTTCTTCGGCTGGTCCCCAACCCCCCGCTGCACCACCATGTTCTGA